A genomic segment from Geitlerinema sp. PCC 7407 encodes:
- a CDS encoding RNA-binding protein — MSIYVGNLSYKVTEADLSAVFAEYGSVKRVQLPTDRETGRMRGFGFVEMSEEAEEDAAIEALDGAEWMGRDLKVNKAKPREDRGGSFGGGGGGGGRRSGGFSRNY; from the coding sequence ATGTCAATCTATGTTGGTAACCTTTCCTACAAGGTCACGGAAGCTGATTTGAGCGCCGTTTTTGCAGAGTACGGTTCTGTTAAGCGCGTCCAGCTCCCGACCGATCGCGAAACCGGCCGCATGCGCGGCTTTGGTTTTGTGGAAATGAGCGAAGAAGCCGAAGAAGACGCTGCGATCGAGGCGCTTGATGGCGCTGAGTGGATGGGCCGCGACCTCAAGGTCAACAAAGCCAAGCCCCGCGAAGATCGCGGTGGTTCCTTTGGCGGTGGTGGTGGCGGCGGTGGCCGTCGCAGCGGCGGTTTCTCCCGCAACTACTAA
- a CDS encoding tetratricopeptide repeat protein has protein sequence MMLKSPSQGRRGRKFAVRALMLTAVLAGAYYGVPLIRDYWLLWQLETEYSELQTFAQKKAERSQDPQFFRDWGDGAIAFWHRSGKGIRVATERQEAALAWTWMAQKPEVLGEGVAAYREALRLDPQMLGVYGGLCDGLLQQDDIDGAIAACRQAAAEEPQEALHSLRLGFALSGAGRWSEAEAVAREALRLAPKNDDAHYLLGNVLLAQDQAVAAEQAYRQSIALAPEANLTYLGLGDALLAQNKVEEAIAAYRKSIEAVPQYPPAYQSLAAALARQGDQDGAIAAYREAIAAFPFYSEAYADLGQLLVQKNQLEEAIALYRQGLERDPQAVEMHYLLGEALAAQQRWPEAIAAYQQALKLDPQHPSARQRLQAAQQRATAAESP, from the coding sequence ATGATGCTGAAGTCACCTTCTCAGGGCCGGCGGGGACGAAAATTTGCGGTTCGGGCGTTGATGCTGACGGCGGTGCTGGCGGGGGCCTACTATGGGGTGCCGCTGATTCGGGACTACTGGCTGCTGTGGCAGTTGGAGACGGAGTACAGCGAGCTGCAAACCTTTGCGCAGAAAAAGGCAGAGCGATCGCAAGATCCGCAGTTCTTTCGCGATTGGGGGGATGGGGCGATCGCGTTTTGGCACCGATCGGGCAAGGGCATTCGCGTGGCGACGGAGCGCCAAGAGGCGGCCCTGGCGTGGACCTGGATGGCGCAGAAGCCAGAGGTCTTGGGGGAAGGGGTGGCGGCCTATCGGGAGGCGCTGCGCCTCGATCCGCAGATGCTGGGGGTGTATGGCGGTCTGTGCGATGGGCTGCTGCAGCAGGATGACATAGACGGGGCGATCGCAGCTTGTCGTCAGGCAGCGGCTGAGGAACCCCAGGAGGCGCTGCATTCTTTGCGCTTGGGCTTTGCCCTGAGCGGCGCAGGGCGCTGGTCGGAGGCGGAGGCGGTGGCCCGCGAGGCTCTGAGGCTGGCGCCCAAAAATGATGACGCCCACTACCTGCTGGGCAACGTTTTGCTGGCGCAGGACCAGGCAGTGGCAGCGGAGCAGGCCTACCGGCAGTCGATCGCCTTGGCGCCGGAGGCTAACTTGACCTATCTGGGGCTGGGGGACGCTTTGCTGGCCCAGAACAAAGTCGAGGAGGCGATCGCGGCCTATCGAAAGTCGATTGAGGCGGTGCCCCAGTATCCACCGGCCTACCAGAGCTTGGCGGCGGCTCTGGCGCGTCAGGGCGACCAAGACGGCGCGATCGCGGCCTATCGAGAGGCGATCGCGGCTTTTCCGTTTTATTCTGAGGCTTACGCGGATTTGGGGCAGCTTTTGGTCCAGAAAAACCAGCTAGAGGAGGCGATCGCCCTCTATCGGCAGGGGCTCGAACGCGATCCCCAGGCGGTGGAGATGCACTATCTCCTGGGAGAAGCCTTGGCGGCGCAGCAGCGCTGGCCAGAGGCGATCGCGGCCTACCAGCAAGCGCTCAAGCTCGATCCTCAGCACCCGTCAGCCCGCCAGCGCCTCCAGGCGGCCCAGCAGCGGGCGACTGCCGCTGAGTCACCCTAG
- a CDS encoding PP2C family serine/threonine-protein phosphatase produces MQDAAAPLYCPNPLCQSPNGENQRFCKKCRAPLTRRYLWVVGANLSSDRAGELLGGRYWLKRAGVLLDTQPAFLPQMPETITAAMTPYLKLSPYKLHLPQLYGVLPLEGPEGAEALLLENAPFYDEAIAAERGAGTPDDLLPTLDEAWGRSTALRQLNWLWQMAQLWQPLSLEGVAGSLVEPYLLRVEGPLVRLLELQLAEAPVTLAQLGQFWQRWLSDAQPAVKPFLERLCQQLIHGEIRNAEMLVALLDEGLTNCGRSQPRQIQIATRSDQGPTRQRNEDACYPPAGTVLTVEPGTQSLTIVCDGIGGHEGGDVASNLAIATVRDRVQQIDLTATSDPQEIIHTLEMAVYAANDALSDRNDSEHRQERQRMGTTLVMTLAQAHTLYVTHVGDSRAYWITRQGCHQLTVDDDVAAREVRMGYTPHRAALQQAGSGSLVQALGMASSSSLYPTVQRLVLDEDGVLLLCSDGLSDYDRVEHCWTSEILPILEGAQDLSKVTERLIELANTLNGHDNVTVALIHYQVQSEGKGRTTAIPVPVAQSPPAPATAGTGRSPTTEVKTQLIAPPARSPLGLWKLLLLLLLLGLGSVLAWLFWPLLRSSLGPTATPPVDPTQTPSPSVTPASPPTAITSFRPSLLFRVDKTIAPGAGTPPPTLELQSQPGAIAAPTTAAPDAAPLSVPDGSLLRVLRRQEIQGQGLWLQLELCPAPAPIASPAPAASPPPRRTGWIAERAIAPYARSVTEDTPSDCAPPGPQSGESTPEPSVQNGASELPQDSVD; encoded by the coding sequence ATGCAAGACGCTGCGGCCCCCCTCTACTGCCCCAATCCTTTGTGCCAGTCCCCGAATGGGGAAAATCAACGCTTTTGTAAGAAGTGCCGCGCGCCGCTGACTCGGCGCTATCTGTGGGTGGTGGGGGCGAATTTATCGAGCGATCGCGCCGGAGAGCTGCTGGGAGGCCGCTACTGGCTCAAGCGCGCGGGCGTGCTCCTCGACACGCAGCCGGCGTTTTTGCCCCAGATGCCGGAGACGATCACGGCGGCGATGACGCCCTACCTCAAGCTCTCGCCCTACAAGCTGCATTTGCCCCAGCTCTACGGGGTGCTGCCGCTGGAGGGTCCAGAGGGCGCAGAGGCGCTGCTGCTAGAAAATGCGCCTTTTTATGATGAGGCGATCGCAGCGGAGCGGGGGGCCGGGACGCCGGACGACCTGCTGCCGACCCTCGATGAGGCTTGGGGGCGATCGACCGCCCTGCGCCAGCTCAACTGGCTCTGGCAAATGGCCCAGCTGTGGCAGCCCCTGAGCCTGGAAGGGGTGGCGGGCAGCTTGGTGGAGCCCTACCTGCTGCGGGTTGAGGGGCCGCTGGTGCGTCTGCTGGAGCTGCAGCTTGCGGAGGCGCCTGTGACCCTGGCCCAGCTGGGACAGTTTTGGCAGCGGTGGCTGTCGGATGCCCAGCCTGCGGTGAAGCCGTTTCTGGAGCGCCTGTGCCAGCAGCTGATCCACGGGGAAATCCGCAACGCTGAGATGCTGGTGGCTTTGCTGGACGAGGGCTTGACCAATTGCGGGCGATCGCAGCCGCGCCAGATTCAGATCGCGACCCGCAGCGATCAGGGGCCGACCCGCCAGCGCAACGAAGATGCCTGCTATCCGCCCGCTGGAACGGTGCTGACGGTGGAGCCAGGGACCCAGTCTTTAACGATCGTGTGTGACGGGATCGGCGGCCACGAGGGCGGTGATGTGGCGTCCAATTTGGCGATCGCAACGGTGCGCGATCGCGTGCAGCAAATCGACCTGACGGCGACCAGCGACCCTCAAGAGATCATTCACACGCTGGAAATGGCGGTGTACGCCGCCAACGATGCCCTGAGCGATCGCAACGACAGTGAGCATCGCCAAGAGCGGCAGCGCATGGGCACCACCCTGGTCATGACCCTGGCCCAGGCCCACACCCTCTATGTCACCCACGTGGGCGACAGCCGGGCGTACTGGATCACGCGCCAGGGCTGCCACCAGCTCACCGTCGACGATGACGTGGCGGCTCGGGAAGTGCGTATGGGCTACACGCCCCACCGAGCGGCCTTGCAGCAGGCTGGCTCGGGGTCCCTGGTCCAGGCCCTGGGCATGGCGTCTTCCAGCAGCCTGTATCCCACGGTCCAGCGCCTAGTGCTCGATGAAGATGGCGTCTTGCTGCTGTGCTCCGACGGTCTGTCGGACTACGATCGCGTCGAGCACTGCTGGACCAGCGAAATTTTGCCAATTCTGGAGGGTGCCCAGGATCTTTCGAAGGTGACTGAGCGCCTGATTGAGCTGGCCAACACGCTCAATGGGCACGACAACGTGACGGTGGCGCTGATCCATTACCAGGTGCAGTCAGAGGGGAAAGGGCGGACTACGGCAATTCCGGTACCGGTGGCTCAAAGTCCGCCTGCTCCGGCGACTGCTGGCACGGGGCGATCGCCCACCACCGAGGTCAAAACGCAGCTCATTGCGCCGCCTGCGCGATCGCCTCTGGGCCTCTGGAAGCTGCTGCTGCTTCTATTGCTCCTGGGCTTGGGCAGTGTCTTGGCCTGGCTGTTTTGGCCCCTTCTGCGATCGAGCCTCGGGCCGACCGCGACGCCACCCGTCGACCCGACCCAGACGCCGAGCCCCTCCGTCACGCCCGCCAGTCCGCCGACGGCCATCACCAGCTTCCGGCCCAGCCTGCTGTTCCGGGTTGACAAGACGATCGCTCCCGGCGCGGGGACGCCGCCGCCCACCCTGGAGCTGCAAAGTCAGCCAGGGGCGATCGCCGCTCCCACAACCGCTGCCCCAGACGCAGCGCCCCTGAGCGTGCCCGACGGCAGCCTGCTGCGCGTCCTCCGCCGCCAAGAGATCCAGGGCCAAGGGCTTTGGCTACAGCTAGAGCTGTGTCCAGCGCCAGCGCCGATCGCCAGCCCCGCTCCTGCGGCCTCGCCGCCGCCCCGGAGGACCGGTTGGATCGCCGAGCGGGCGATCGCCCCCTATGCCCGGTCTGTGACCGAGGACACCCCTTCCGATTGTGCGCCGCCAGGGCCGCAATCGGGTGAGTCTACGCCTGAGCCCTCCGTTCAGAATGGGGCATCAGAACTTCCTCAAGACTCGGTAGACTAA
- a CDS encoding CHAT domain-containing protein: MSRSELPCLTLSIDRLTASEKDKPHFAIWVLKAPFPGGYVHHDRIWPDSLTQAWQTWQSMFSLRGLPEVPPVPPDFVPKAIADLSLDNVTPNGQAATYSSRLMQMLGILLWQWLFDGPIQSSLDQGQGLAIGQRKPLRLRLEVRDPDLIALPWEIMQPQTGCRAISLNQQLLFSRTTSVVDPLSPPLLQPILKILLVLGENSDQSPHMLSLDQEAETLANVLGNASQTGSPSSSGVPSVPCQVDTLVQPTPAELTHKLESGGYNVFFYAGHGVPAPDGGLLFLRSGVSLNGTELAQVLTRCRVTLAVFNACWGAQPDQMAPPPDASQGARAAHRAIPRSSLAEVLIHHGVPAVLGMRDSIADQEALSFVQVFAQALAERHPIDESVAIARQHLLTLYKFNQPAWTLPVLYMHPEFDGELLRQMEEGITELPHSPTWIGVQAQAAIAALRTTDSSAQVWPIRGGLMRVGRRTENDLVIQERWVSQRHAEIFCRELGTSALNPTYFLRDFSRYGTLVSSPEGWQRIHQQEVPLHSGTRLRFGSSQGQELEFVVEPPEGAAH; this comes from the coding sequence ATGTCGCGGTCTGAACTTCCCTGTCTTACCCTTTCTATCGATCGCCTCACCGCATCGGAGAAGGACAAGCCTCACTTCGCCATCTGGGTTCTCAAGGCCCCCTTCCCAGGCGGCTACGTCCACCATGACCGGATTTGGCCCGATTCTCTCACCCAGGCCTGGCAAACCTGGCAATCGATGTTTTCCCTGCGAGGGCTGCCAGAGGTGCCGCCCGTGCCGCCTGACTTTGTGCCCAAGGCGATCGCTGACCTCAGCCTCGACAACGTGACCCCCAACGGTCAGGCAGCCACCTACAGCAGTCGATTGATGCAAATGTTGGGCATCCTCCTGTGGCAGTGGCTCTTTGATGGTCCCATCCAGAGCAGCCTTGATCAGGGCCAGGGCCTCGCCATCGGTCAGCGCAAGCCGCTGCGGCTGCGCCTAGAGGTGCGCGATCCGGACCTGATCGCCCTTCCCTGGGAAATCATGCAGCCCCAGACCGGCTGTCGCGCCATCTCCCTCAACCAGCAGCTTTTGTTTAGTCGCACCACTAGCGTGGTGGATCCCCTCTCGCCGCCCCTCCTGCAGCCGATCCTCAAAATTTTGCTGGTGCTCGGGGAAAACAGCGACCAGAGCCCCCACATGCTCAGCCTCGATCAGGAGGCCGAAACCCTAGCAAACGTCTTGGGAAACGCCAGCCAGACGGGCTCCCCCAGCAGCAGCGGCGTGCCCTCTGTGCCATGTCAGGTAGATACTCTGGTGCAGCCGACTCCGGCGGAGCTGACCCACAAGCTCGAATCTGGCGGCTACAACGTTTTCTTCTATGCGGGCCACGGGGTGCCAGCACCCGACGGCGGCCTGCTGTTTTTGCGATCGGGGGTGTCCCTGAATGGAACCGAACTGGCGCAGGTGCTCACGCGCTGCCGGGTGACCCTCGCGGTCTTTAATGCGTGCTGGGGTGCCCAGCCCGACCAAATGGCACCGCCCCCAGATGCTAGCCAGGGTGCTCGGGCTGCCCATCGGGCGATTCCGCGCAGCAGCCTGGCGGAGGTGCTGATCCACCACGGGGTGCCAGCGGTGCTGGGGATGCGAGACTCCATCGCCGATCAGGAGGCCCTGAGCTTTGTGCAGGTGTTTGCCCAGGCGCTAGCGGAGCGGCATCCGATCGATGAATCGGTGGCGATCGCCCGCCAGCACCTGCTAACCCTCTACAAGTTCAACCAGCCTGCCTGGACGCTGCCGGTCTTGTACATGCACCCTGAGTTTGACGGGGAGCTGCTCCGGCAAATGGAAGAAGGCATCACCGAGCTGCCCCACTCGCCCACCTGGATCGGAGTGCAGGCCCAAGCGGCGATCGCGGCTCTGCGCACGACGGACAGCTCCGCCCAGGTCTGGCCGATTCGGGGAGGCCTGATGCGAGTGGGCCGCCGCACCGAAAACGATCTCGTCATCCAAGAGCGCTGGGTCTCCCAGCGCCACGCCGAGATTTTTTGCCGAGAGCTGGGCACCAGCGCCCTCAATCCCACCTACTTTCTGCGGGACTTCTCGCGCTACGGCACCCTGGTCTCCAGTCCAGAGGGCTGGCAGCGCATTCACCAGCAAGAAGTTCCCCTCCACTCCGGCACGCGCCTGCGCTTTGGCAGCTCCCAAGGGCAAGAACTGGAATTTGTGGTGGAGCCACCTGAAGGGGCAGCCCACTAG
- a CDS encoding glycerophosphodiester phosphodiesterase family protein: MRTKPGPSRLPEIPAHFDIQGHRGARGLRPENTLPSFDHAIALGVTTLELDTVITRDGVVVVCHNPVLSPRLCLSPQGNPLPRRPRLFIKNLTLAEVQAFDCGSLNPHPSQFPQQKRVPGACIPTLQEVIELAERRNSSIRYNIESKVNPLRPRDTPGPRVHAEKIVALIEQNDLVERASVQSFDWRVLRAVKQLNPQIQTGALIRYTRGRPGTLKAALGRPSPFLAGLNFSRFRGNVAALLQAAGFIDRYSPNYETLLPHSRNFLQPVQEIQQAGFPVIPWTVNDVATMEMLLSLGVDGIITDFPDVLLSLIQRAV; encoded by the coding sequence TTGCGTACCAAGCCTGGTCCATCGCGTCTGCCTGAGATTCCTGCCCACTTCGACATTCAGGGTCATCGAGGCGCGCGCGGCCTGCGGCCCGAGAATACCTTGCCCTCCTTTGACCATGCGATCGCGCTGGGAGTGACGACCCTCGAGCTCGATACCGTGATTACCCGCGACGGGGTGGTGGTCGTCTGCCACAATCCCGTGCTCAGTCCACGCCTGTGCCTGAGCCCCCAGGGCAATCCCCTGCCGCGCCGTCCGCGCCTATTCATCAAAAACCTCACCCTGGCGGAGGTCCAGGCCTTCGACTGTGGTTCCCTCAATCCCCATCCAAGCCAGTTTCCCCAGCAAAAGCGCGTTCCTGGGGCCTGCATTCCCACCCTCCAAGAAGTGATTGAGCTGGCGGAGCGCCGCAACAGCAGCATTCGCTACAACATCGAGAGCAAGGTCAATCCCCTCCGACCGCGCGACACGCCGGGGCCCCGCGTCCACGCCGAAAAAATCGTGGCCCTCATTGAGCAAAATGACTTGGTGGAGCGGGCCAGCGTGCAGTCCTTTGACTGGCGGGTGCTGCGAGCCGTCAAGCAGCTCAACCCCCAGATCCAAACGGGGGCGCTGATTCGCTATACCCGCGGCCGTCCTGGCACCCTCAAGGCGGCTTTGGGGCGGCCGTCGCCGTTTTTGGCGGGGCTAAATTTCAGCCGTTTTCGAGGAAATGTAGCGGCTTTGCTGCAAGCGGCGGGATTTATTGACCGATATTCGCCCAACTACGAAACGCTGCTGCCCCATTCGCGCAATTTCTTGCAGCCGGTTCAGGAAATTCAGCAGGCGGGGTTTCCGGTGATTCCCTGGACGGTGAATGATGTGGCGACGATGGAGATGCTGCTGAGCTTGGGCGTCGATGGCATCATTACGGATTTTCCAGATGTGCTGCTGTCGCTGATCCAGCGGGCGGTCTAG
- a CDS encoding GDSL-type esterase/lipase family protein gives MGDRRLSAPNSAVSTPPEASRWRRAPRWAWWSILGNAGLLGLLAWTLGQATPPPARGPATPSAAQPSKASTLTSPPPSPELGPRHQLSYEQWVGLLGREARAIAAQPPKHLNILLGDSLSLWFPSELLPTETTWLNQGISGETSGGLLNRLDLMDQTDPEVIFVMIGINDLIRGVSNEAIAANYRGMIRYLVWAHPDSRIVVQSVLPHSGPKATWEGRDRLLAIPLEQIQDLNESLAAIARDEGAQYLNLYPLFADETGYLHHDFTTDGLHLNRNGYLVWRSALQLYSQIKP, from the coding sequence ATGGGCGATCGCCGCCTCAGCGCCCCGAACTCCGCTGTCTCCACACCGCCAGAAGCTTCTCGCTGGCGGCGCGCTCCGCGCTGGGCCTGGTGGTCCATTTTGGGCAATGCGGGCCTGCTAGGACTGCTGGCCTGGACGCTGGGGCAGGCCACGCCACCGCCTGCCCGTGGCCCCGCGACGCCGTCTGCGGCCCAGCCGTCCAAAGCATCCACCCTCACCTCGCCACCGCCGAGCCCTGAGCTGGGGCCGCGCCACCAGCTATCCTACGAGCAGTGGGTGGGTCTTTTGGGCCGAGAGGCCCGGGCGATCGCCGCCCAGCCGCCCAAGCACTTGAATATTTTGCTGGGGGACTCCCTCAGCCTGTGGTTTCCCAGCGAGCTGCTGCCCACAGAAACCACCTGGCTCAATCAAGGCATCTCGGGAGAGACCTCTGGCGGCCTGCTCAATCGCCTCGACCTGATGGATCAGACAGATCCCGAGGTGATTTTCGTCATGATCGGCATCAATGATCTGATTCGGGGCGTGAGCAATGAGGCGATCGCCGCCAACTACCGAGGCATGATCCGCTATCTGGTGTGGGCGCACCCGGACAGCCGCATCGTCGTGCAGTCTGTCCTGCCCCACAGCGGCCCCAAGGCCACCTGGGAAGGCCGCGATCGCCTGTTGGCCATTCCCCTAGAGCAAATCCAAGATCTCAACGAATCCTTGGCCGCGATCGCCCGCGACGAAGGCGCCCAATACCTCAATCTCTACCCCCTCTTTGCCGACGAAACGGGCTATCTGCACCACGACTTCACCACCGACGGCCTCCACCTAAACCGCAACGGCTACCTGGTCTGGCGCTCTGCCCTCCAGCTCTACAGCCAGATCAAGCCCTAG
- a CDS encoding 4-hydroxy-3-methylbut-2-enyl diphosphate reductase, giving the protein MDTKAFKRSLQKSENYHRKGFGHEAEVATVLQSEYQSNLIQEIRDNHYQLQRGEVTIRLAEAFGFCWGVERAVAMAYETRQHFPTERLWITNEIIHNPSVNNRLREMEVGFIPVEQGQKDFSIVAPGDVVILPAFGASVQEMQVLNDKGCTIVDTTCPWVSKVWNSVEKHKKVQYTSIIHGKYNHEETIATSSFAGKYLVVLNMAEAQYVTHYILHGGDRDAFMTKFAKSCSAGFDPDRDLERVGIANQTTMLKSETEQVGKLFERTMMQKYGPENLNEHFQSFNTICDATQERQDAMLQLVEEKLDLMVVIGGYNSSNTTHLQEIAVERHIPSYHIDSAERIGPGNQVEHKPLERDLEIATPWLPEGPIVVGVTSGASTPDKVVSEVIEKIFALKAAAAAV; this is encoded by the coding sequence ATGGACACAAAAGCCTTCAAGCGATCGCTCCAAAAATCGGAAAACTACCACCGGAAAGGATTCGGTCACGAAGCAGAAGTCGCAACGGTCCTCCAGTCCGAGTACCAAAGCAACCTGATTCAAGAAATCCGCGACAACCACTACCAACTGCAACGCGGTGAGGTCACCATTCGCCTCGCCGAGGCCTTCGGATTTTGCTGGGGCGTCGAGCGCGCCGTCGCCATGGCCTACGAAACCCGCCAGCACTTCCCCACCGAGCGCCTCTGGATCACCAACGAAATCATCCACAATCCCTCGGTCAACAACCGCCTGCGGGAAATGGAAGTGGGCTTCATTCCCGTCGAGCAAGGCCAAAAAGACTTTTCCATCGTCGCTCCCGGGGACGTCGTCATCCTGCCCGCCTTTGGCGCTAGCGTCCAAGAAATGCAGGTGCTCAACGACAAAGGCTGCACCATCGTCGACACCACCTGCCCCTGGGTTTCCAAGGTCTGGAACAGCGTCGAGAAGCACAAAAAAGTGCAGTACACCTCGATCATCCACGGCAAATACAACCACGAAGAAACCATCGCCACCAGTTCTTTCGCCGGGAAGTATCTGGTCGTGCTGAACATGGCCGAGGCCCAGTATGTGACCCACTACATTCTGCACGGGGGCGATCGCGACGCCTTCATGACCAAGTTCGCCAAGTCCTGCTCCGCTGGCTTCGACCCCGATCGCGACCTCGAGCGCGTCGGCATCGCCAACCAAACCACCATGCTCAAGAGCGAGACCGAACAGGTCGGCAAACTCTTTGAGCGCACCATGATGCAGAAGTACGGCCCCGAGAACCTCAACGAGCACTTCCAGTCCTTCAACACGATCTGCGACGCCACCCAGGAGCGCCAAGACGCCATGCTCCAGCTGGTCGAAGAAAAGCTCGACCTGATGGTCGTCATCGGCGGCTACAACTCTTCCAATACCACCCACCTTCAGGAAATCGCGGTAGAGCGTCACATCCCCTCCTATCACATCGACAGCGCTGAGCGGATCGGCCCCGGCAACCAGGTAGAGCACAAGCCCCTCGAGCGCGACCTCGAAATTGCGACGCCCTGGCTCCCCGAAGGCCCGATCGTGGTCGGGGTGACCTCTGGCGCATCTACGCCCGACAAGGTGGTCTCCGAGGTGATCGAAAAAATATTTGCTCTCAAGGCGGCAGCAGCCGCTGTCTAG
- a CDS encoding ATP-binding protein, protein MAQTPNGIAPSPHVIGTVKGPGDSSNQYVFITADNRHVKVGEFVYYEASPPEDSRTTLQILGKISARRLIDHLPDRIFADTEISPEAIAALIGFTYANPEIYEVTVDVIGHFHPALGFMNPRLTPKPGTKVYLASDATLQRILNKKQPRDIGSAHIGSLLLREGGAVSIALDVKELVSTHMAILAGTGSGKSYTAGVLIEELLSPYNRAAVLIFDPHGEYNTLEDLRGHAAFQGDDGYAPQVKILSPEHVRIRMSSLDYYDVLTLLPEMSDRQQSILNKAFGLVQQHRRGGEHRWDAQDLIAAVYEVDRQVDEEGNEKAGSSAPALEWKLDRLQRSPYFHAFEHLPPSDLFTPGQVTVLQMNEISQEEQQVICAAVLRQAYHARMNTQKGNITVGDENFLPYPVFILIEEAHRFAPAHEPARCKGVLRTILSEGRKFGLGMGLITQRPGKLDSDVLSQCMSQFLMRIVNPVDQESLKHGVEAAGRDLLQELPSLTKGQVIVSGACVNTPVLCQVRQRHTRHGGNTLDAPDLWQKHFQQHHVREREVQQAPVVGRKRPQTVRGVTID, encoded by the coding sequence ATGGCACAAACCCCCAACGGCATCGCTCCCTCGCCCCACGTGATTGGCACGGTCAAAGGGCCAGGAGACAGCAGCAACCAGTACGTTTTCATCACCGCAGACAACCGCCACGTCAAGGTGGGCGAGTTTGTGTACTACGAGGCGTCTCCGCCGGAAGACAGCCGCACAACGCTGCAAATTTTGGGCAAGATTTCGGCCCGCCGCCTGATCGATCACCTGCCCGATCGCATTTTTGCGGACACCGAAATCAGCCCGGAGGCGATCGCCGCGCTGATTGGCTTCACCTACGCCAACCCCGAAATCTACGAAGTCACCGTCGATGTGATTGGCCATTTTCATCCGGCCCTGGGCTTCATGAATCCGCGCCTCACGCCCAAGCCCGGCACCAAGGTTTATCTGGCCAGCGACGCCACGCTCCAGCGCATCCTCAACAAAAAGCAGCCCAGGGACATCGGCTCAGCCCACATCGGCTCGCTGCTGCTGCGGGAGGGCGGCGCGGTGTCCATCGCCCTCGATGTCAAAGAACTCGTCAGCACCCACATGGCTATTCTGGCGGGGACCGGCTCGGGCAAATCCTACACAGCCGGGGTGCTGATCGAAGAGCTGCTGTCCCCCTACAACCGGGCAGCCGTGCTGATTTTTGATCCCCACGGGGAGTACAACACCCTCGAAGATCTCCGGGGCCACGCGGCCTTTCAGGGAGACGACGGCTACGCGCCCCAGGTCAAGATCCTTTCTCCTGAGCATGTGCGCATCCGGATGTCTTCTTTGGACTACTACGATGTGCTGACCCTGCTGCCGGAAATGAGCGATCGCCAGCAGTCCATCCTCAACAAAGCCTTTGGTCTGGTGCAGCAGCACCGCCGGGGCGGCGAACACCGCTGGGACGCCCAGGATCTCATTGCGGCGGTGTACGAGGTCGATCGGCAAGTGGACGAAGAGGGCAACGAAAAAGCCGGTTCCTCGGCCCCGGCCCTCGAGTGGAAGCTCGATCGCCTCCAGCGATCGCCCTATTTTCACGCCTTCGAGCACCTGCCGCCCTCAGACCTCTTCACACCGGGCCAGGTCACCGTCCTGCAAATGAACGAAATTAGCCAGGAGGAGCAGCAGGTCATCTGCGCCGCCGTCTTGCGCCAGGCCTACCACGCCCGCATGAACACCCAAAAAGGCAACATCACCGTCGGGGATGAAAACTTCCTGCCCTATCCCGTCTTCATCTTGATCGAGGAGGCCCACCGCTTTGCGCCAGCCCACGAGCCCGCCCGCTGCAAAGGGGTGTTGCGCACCATCCTCAGCGAGGGCCGCAAATTCGGGCTGGGCATGGGCCTGATTACCCAGCGGCCCGGCAAGCTGGACTCCGATGTCTTGTCCCAGTGCATGAGCCAGTTCCTGATGCGCATCGTCAACCCCGTCGATCAGGAGAGCCTCAAGCACGGCGTGGAAGCGGCGGGCCGAGACCTGCTCCAGGAGCTGCCCTCCCTGACCAAAGGCCAGGTCATCGTGTCGGGGGCCTGCGTCAACACGCCGGTGCTCTGTCAGGTGCGCCAGCGCCACACCCGCCACGGCGGCAACACCCTCGACGCCCCCGATCTCTGGCAAAAGCACTTTCAGCAGCACCACGTGCGCGAGCGCGAAGTGCAGCAGGCTCCCGTGGTCGGCCGCAAGCGTCCCCAGACTGTCCGGGGCGTCACCATCGACTAG